The Vespula vulgaris chromosome 4, iyVesVulg1.1, whole genome shotgun sequence genome has a segment encoding these proteins:
- the LOC127063203 gene encoding histidine-rich glycoprotein-like, protein MFYLHLIQAGDHGDGVDVKGDKHIVKGAGSKHEEDHHESRGEKGDEWYEKIHESENGEKGHHDKEDHERSYEEKDGQDKKKHEEGGHYSEHHHGVKGEKNAKFEEEGKHQKGHSTKGEHSIFKKDEYEKKHDFYDEYHEDGDQENHGAYHKKHEATKGNHEKKGHHDSDYNEYEHGKQSKHEKGHHSHDQKGKKSAEGHDDHHHHDEKYGKKEGHSSGKKWLKKSKR, encoded by the exons ATGTTTTATTTGCATTTGATTCAAGCAGGCGACCATGGTGATGGAGTTGATGTCAAGGGTGACAAACACATTGTGAAGGGTGCCGGATCAAAACACGAAGAAGACCATCATGAGtcgagaggagaaaaaggcgATGAG TGGTACGAAAAAATTCACGAGTCCGAAAACGGAGAGAAGGGCCATCACGATAAAGAAGATCATGAACGTAGTTATGAGGAGAAGGATGgccaagataaaaagaagcaTGAAGAGGGTGGCCATTACAGCGAACATCATCATGGtgtaaaaggagagaagaacgCGAAATTTGAGGAGGAAGGGAAACACCAGAAGGGCCATAGTACCAAAGGGGAACATAGTATTTTCAAGAAA GATGAGTACGAGAAAAAGCACGACTTTTATGACGAGTATCACGAAGATGGCGATCAAGAGAATCATGGTGCTTACCATAAGAAACACGAGGCTACAAAAGGAAATCATGAAAAGAAAGGCCATCACGATTCAGATTACAATGAG taCGAACATGGTAAACAATCTAAGCATGAGAAGGGACATCATAGTCACGATCAAAAGGGTAAGAAATCAGCCGAAGGACAtgatgatcatcatcatcatgatgAAAAATATGGTAAAAAGGAAGGACACTCATCTGGAAAGAAATGGTTGAAGAAGAGCAAGCgttga
- the LOC127063205 gene encoding protein PFC0760c-like, with amino-acid sequence MGTYRRSMAIWLSLFLYLLEQSRTSKAGLQRNSKNGVENILLEEIVLARRNNTTKLLGAAAIENPIKANERILSLINGKSDLVFPNYNPVQDQSIAQSQAMIVSLNDTKDLENLDHVLAFSGYEPQKVNLRNDKRKILDSFNNDRVTSSRQPKTTDSTTVLPYVKMQYSVPRRLQSNRRNSNEGNHPSTAFYQKVSQPIIQTDPNVIVVNTETSSKKFAIKNPALPRMYKSEEELSNIEVTKPTYHIPTRKIKNDETKIKKDIEENVSVRPKLKKMRKKVKIFNVVTLPLVTTPLSVYNYTVLNRMVNNHKSLLESPIVQPIASQKINDIVYQNDSLASNNQPDLKRQESASKSDSELGISKKYTAIPTPFSYSTKHSGNVKQVQTTSINSVTPKNIIGTKESLIASDSKVNPVSNYEDKINLLGANQETRYNYRKESPTEKQRKNYEKFESNINDASSSRSNLMSEESIDSDENIEKSNKRTQHRNDLYEVSESASLEDDSESNSDNADSDHFESYEFPETSKKKDDYYDNPNKKDVDHSQDVKRHEGDQHYETSNLKKIDRDNNYEETKHEENLDHVSEEYQMKNNNQDDDQDENSAHNYKYVKKSESSAGNSDGGGGDGEGEKEFIKGGEVEQNEDYYKKQGNKEEKAYKIWHEHDKTKKGYHDKEQHNKEYEEKDGEKKEHGEDGEYYQDHYQDEKGKKEAEFNEKGEHKKGHNTKGEHSVHKKDEYEKKTEFFDEFHEDGDSEKDGGYYNKHEAEKGGKMKSGHYDEAFKEDKYGNSKEYKESEYHDEEKGKGSKEGQESHYDHEKKYKEKGAHESGKKWMMDSGNGGDGKNDGDGGSGNEKAGDDHNHRR; translated from the exons ATGGGAACTTATAGAAGGTCGATGGCCATTTGGCTGTCGCTGTTTCTTTACTTG ctGGAGCAATCAAGAACATCAAAAGCAGGACTGCAGAGAAATTCGAAAAACGGCGTAGAAAATATCTTACTGGAGGAGATTGTTCTTGCTAGAAGAAATAACACGACGAAACTTCTCGGTGCAGCTGCCATTGAAAACCCCATCAAAGCAAATGAAAGAATCCTCTCTTTGATCAACGGTAAAAGCGACCTTGTTTTCCCGAATTATAATCCAGTTCAAGATCAAAGTATAGCACAATCTCAAGCCATGATCGTTAGCTTGAATGACACAAAGGATTTGGAAAATCTCGATCATGTTTTGGCTTTTAGTGGATATGAACCTCAAAAAGTAAACCTTAGGAACGACAAACGTAAAATTTTGGACAGCTTCAACAATGATCGAG tCACATCAAGTAGACAACCTAAAACTACAGACTCAACTACGGTCTTACCTTATGTGAAAATGCAGTACAGTGTTCCTCGAAGGTTACAATCGAATAGAAGAAATTCTAACGAAGGAAATCATCCTTCCACGGCTTTCTACCAGAAAGTGTCACAACCTATCATCCAAACAGATCCTaatgttattgttgttaataCGGAAACATCGAGCAAAAAGTTCGCAATTAAGAATCCTGCATTGCCTAGAATGTATAAATCTGAAGAAGAATTGAGTAATATCGAAGTAACAAAGCCAACGTACCACATACCAACgcgtaaaataaagaatgatgaaacgaagattaaaaaagatatcgaagaaaacgtGAGTGTTCGTccgaagttaaaaaaaatgagaaagaaagtgaaaatttttaacgtcGTGACATTACCGCTTGTCACAACGCCTTTGAgtgtttataattatacagTATTAAACAGAATGGTCAATAATCATAAATCATTGTTAGAAAGTCCAATAGTGCAACCTATTGCATctcaaaaaattaatgatattgtTTATCAAAACGATTCACTAGCGAGCAATAACCAACCTGATTTAAAACGACAAGAATCAGCCTCAAAGTCGGATAGTGAGCTCGGTATATCGAAAAAGTATACCGCTATACCAACACCTTTTTCCTATTCAACAAAACATTCTGGAAATGTTAAACAAGTTCAAACCACGTCGATTAATTCTGTAACTCCGAAAAACATTAttggaacgaaagaaagtCTCATAGCAAGTGATTCGAAAGTAAATCCTGTATCAAATtacgaagataaaataaatcttctcGGTGCTAATCAGGAAACTAGATATAATTACAGGAAGGAAAGTCCAAccgagaaacaaagaaaaaattatgagaaaTTTGAGTCGAATATCAATGATGCGTCATCTTCGAGATCTAACTTAATGAGTGAGGAATCAATTGACAGTgatgaaaatatcgaaaaatctAACAAACGTACTCAACACAGAAATGATTTGTACGAAGTATCGGAATCGGCATCGTTAGAAGATGACTCTGAGTCTAACTCTGACAATGCAGATTCTGATCATTTTGAATCGTACGAATTTCCTGAAAcatctaaaaagaaagatgattaCTACGATAATCCCAACAAAAAAGATGTAGATCATTCACAAGATGTAAAACGTCATGAAGGTGATCAACATTATGAAACcagcaatttaaaaaaaattgatcgtgataataattatgaagaaACCAAACATGAAGAAAATCTGGATCACGTTAGTGAGgaatatcaaatgaaaaataataaccaAGATGATGATCAAGATGAAAATAGTGctcataattataaatatgtaaaaaaaagtgaaagtaGTGCTGGTAATAGTGATGGTGGAGGAGGTGATggtgaaggagaaaaagaatttataaaaggTGGTGAAGTTGAACAAAATGAAGATTATTATAAGAAGCAAGGaaacaaggaagaaaag gcCTACAAGATCTGGCACGAACATGACAAAACCAAGAAAGGTTATCACGACAAAGAACAGCATAATAAGGAGTACGAAGAAAaggatggagaaaaaaaagaacacggaGAAGATGGCGAATACTATCAAGACCACTATCAAGACGAGAAGGGTAAAAAGGAAGcagaatttaatgaaaaaggcGAACACAAGAAAGGTCACAATACCAAAGGCGAACATTCGGTACACAAAAAG gacgagtacgaaaaaaaaaccgaaTTCTTTGATGAATTTCACGAAGATGGCGACAGCGAGAAAGATGGAGGATATTATAACAAGCATGAAGCTGAAAAAGGTGGTAAAATGAAATCCGGCCATTATGACGAAGCTTTCAAAGAAGATAAGTATGGAAACTCGAAAGAATACAAAGAGAGTGAATATCATGATGAAGAGAAGGGCAAGGGCAGTAAGGAAGGCCAGGAAAGTCACTATGATCACGAAAAGAAGTATAAGGAAAAAGGTGCTCATGAAAGTGGAAAGAAGTGGATGATGGACAGTGGCAATGGTGGTGATGGAAAAAATGATGGCGACGGAGGTAGTGGTAATGAAAAAGCTGGTGATGATCATAATCATAGGCGTTAA